GAACGGCGTGTGGCTCGGCGCCGACGTCACCGGTCTCGCCCACTGGTTCCCCGAGCACCAGCTGCCCGACGGCGGCTGGAACTGCGAGTGGGTCGAGGGCTCGACCCGGTCGTCGGTGCACTCGACCCTCAACTCCCTCAAGGGCCTCTTCGCCCACGAGGTCGCCACCGGCGGCACCGACGCCACCCGCGCCGCCCGCCGTTCCGGCGAGGAGTACCTGCTGCGGCGCGGCCTGTTCCGCCGCCTATCCACCGGCGAACCCGTGGGTCCGTGGGTGACCCGCTTCTCCTACCCGTTCCGGTGGTTCTACACCGTGCTCAACGCCGCCGAGCACTTCCGCGCGGTGTCGCTGCGCGACGGCACACCGCCCGATCCGCGGATGGCCGAGGCGGTCGACCTGATCCGCGCCGCCCGGCGACCGGACGGGACCTGGCCGCAGTCCCGCCGCCACCCCGGCCGCGTGTGGTTCGAGGTGGACGTGCCCGCGGGCGAGCCGTCGAAGTGGCTGACCCTGTCCGGGACCAGGGTGCTGTCCTGGTGGGACGACTCGGGCGCCTAGCTGCCCGGCGGTCGGCGCCGGCCGTTCACCCGTCGCCGCGCCGGCCGGTGTCGTCGTGTTCGCCCACGGCTCGGGCAGCTCCCGCCACAGCGTCCGCAACCGCTTCGTCGTCGACTCCCTGCGCCGCGACGGCTTCGCGACCCCGCTGCTCGACCTGCTGACCGACCTGCTGACCGAGCGCGAGGGGCACGAGGACCGCGCCACCGGCCGCCTGCGGTTCGACATCGGCCTGCCGGCCGAGCGGGTGGCGGCTCGGTGGAGTGGACGTCACGGGCGCGGCCGACGTGGGGGCTGCCGATCGGCCTGTTCGGCGCGAGCACCGGCGCGGCGTCGGCGGCGCTGGTGGTGGCGGCGGGGACGTACCTGGTGCGGGCGGTGGTGTCGCGCGGTGGCCGGCCGGACCTGGCGGGTCGGGCGCTGAGCCGGGTGCGGGCGCCGATGTTGTTGGTGATCGGTGGATGGGACGAGCAGGTGCTGGACCTGAACCGGGCGGCGGCCGGGCGGCCGGCCGTGCCGTGGCGGCTGGAGGTGGTCGACGGGGCGACGCACCTGTTCGAGGAGCCGGGGGCGCTGGAGGACGTCGCCCACCTGGCCCGGCTGGTGGTTCCGCGAGTACCTGTGAGGGCTCGACACCGGGTGCGCGTCGGTGGCGCCCGGTGTCAGGCGTCGTGCCGGAGCCGGTTGTACGAGTTTCGGATGAGCCGCTGCACCACGGTGGCCGACAGCAGCGCTACCACCGCGACCGGTTTGGTGGCGTTCGGAATCAGTTCACCGCTCTTTTTCCTAGCATCGCTAGAGCTTGTAGCGGCGCTAGCGCGAGGTTCGCGGTGGTTGGACCAACGTCACGGTCGGGGTCCGGTGTGGACGGCGATCGGGGGGTGGTGCCGCGTCGGGGGACCGACGAGAGTGGCGGCATGAGCTACGACGTCGAGGCCGTCCGCGCCCGGTTCCCCTCCCTCGCCTCCGGCGCCGCCCACTTCGACGGTCCGGGTGGCTCGCAGGTGCCCGCCGCCGTCGCGGACGCGGTGCGGGACGCGATGGTCTCGCCCCTGGCCAACCGCGGCTCGGTCACCGCCGCCGAGCGCGCGGCCGACGCGATCGTGCTGGACGCCCGGCGGGCGCTGGCCGACCTGCTCGGAGCGGCGCCGGAGGGCGTGGTGTTCGGCCGCAGCATGACGCAGCTGACCTACGACTTCGCCCGCACGCTGGCCCGCACCTGGCGACCCGGCGACGAGGTGGTGCTGACCAGGCTGGACCACGACGCCAACGTGCGCCCCTGGGTGCAGGCGGCGGAGGCGGTCGGAGCGGTGGTGCGGTGGGTCGGGTTCGAGCCGGCCACCGGCGAGCTGACCCCGGCGGACGTGGCCGGGGTGCTCTCGGACCGGACCCGGCTGGTGGCGGTCACCGCGGCGTCGAACCTCATCGGCACGCGGCCCGCGACGGCCGAGATCGCGGCGTTGGCGCACGCGCGCGGCGCGCTGGTCTACGTGGACGGCGTGCACCTCGCCGCGCACCACCCGGTGGACGTGGCAGCTATCGGCGCGGACTTCTTCACGTGCTCGCCCTACAAGTTCTTCGGGCCGCACTGCGGCGTGCTGGCGGCGCGGCCGGAGCTGCTGGCGGAGCTGCGGCCGGACAAGCTGCTGCCGTCGTCGGACGCGGTGCCGGAGCGGTTCGAGCTGGGCACGCTGCCCTACGAGCTGCTGGCCGGCTGCACCGCCGCCGTGGACTTCATCGCCGACCTGGTCCCGTCCGGGGGCGACCGCCGGACCCGGATCACCACGTCGCTGACGGCGGTGCAGGGGCACGAGGAGCGGCTGCGGGAGAAGGTCGAGGCGGGGCTCGCCGAGCTGCCCGGCGCGGTCGTGTGGTCGCGGGCGCGGCTGCGCACGCCGACGGTGCTGGTGACGTTCGCCGAACGCGCGGCGGCCGACGCGTACCGGCGCCTGGCCGAGGTGGGCGTGAACGCGCCCGCCGGGTCGTTCTACGCGATCGAGACGTCCCGGTGGCTGGGCCTGGGCGACACCGGCGGGCTGCGGATCGGGCTCGCGCCGTACTCGACCGAGGAGGAGGTGGACCGGCTGCTCGACGGGCTGGCCGGGTTCCTCCGCTAGGCCCGGCCCGACGCGCGCGGGCCGAACCTCAACCGCAGCCGCCGGACCGCGACGCTGAGCAGCGGCCGGTGGGGCAGCCAGGCCAGCGGGCCGTTCGGGGCGATGTCCCAGACGGCCCGCGCCGCGCTCACGCGTGCCGTGGCGCGCAGCGGCGTCCGGGCCAGGCCGTCGCCGAACTCCTGCCACGTCGACGCCGCCGCGGGCAGCCACGCGCCGAAGGGCAGCACCCGGCCGCGCACCGAGGCGATCGGGCCGTCCGCGTCACGGGCGGACGCGACCCGGTCGTCCCAGTCGAACCCGGCCGACTCCTTCGGGACGCCCCACAGCTCGCGACCGCCCGCGCGGGACGCCGGGCTGTCCACCCAGATCCGGGTGATCGTCACGCCGAACCGGAGCCCCTTCCGCACCAGCACCGCGGCCAGCAGCTCGTGGTAGGCCAGGCCGGGCGGCCGGTAGTCCACGAAGGCCGTGCCGACGACGGCGTGGCCGAACAACGTCACCGGGCGCACCGGCAGCGGCGGCACCGCCTCGGCGCGGACCAGCCACACCGACACGCACGCGCGGCCGTGCAGCCGCCACGGCTCCGGCGGGTAGCTGACCATCCGAGCCCCCTCACGACGGGACGGCACCCGCAGACTACGTCCGCCGGCCGGCGGGTGGCGGCGCGGTCGAGGCGCGTTCGACCAGTCGGACACCCGTCGTCACCGGTTCGGTGGGCGCCCGGCCCGTCTCCACCGACGCCGGCAGCAGCCGCACCGCCGTGATCGCCTTCCCGGTGGTGTCCTGCGCCACCGTGGTCAGCTTGGGCGTCACGTGCTCCATCACCACGCCGATCGTGGTGGAGGACCCGACCGGCTTCGAGTTGAACGCTACCGGCAGCGCTGCGGTCTCGAACACGACCGTGACGCGCGCGGCGTCGGGCGGGCTGCTCAACCCGGGCGGCTGCACGCTGGTCCGCGGGCCGGGCAACTCCGGGTTCTGACCCCCGGCGGACCGGCGCGGGTGGTCGCGCCTGGGTGACGTGGTGTCAGTGGCGGGCGCCGCCCAGGCCCCGGCGGGTGCGGGCGGGTGGTGGCGGGGTGGTCGGTTCGGCGGGGCGGAGGGCCGTGTAGGCGTCGAGCCAGCCGGTGGCGCGGTAGTCGCCGCGCCTGGTGAACACGGCCACGCCGGTCGGCTCCTCGTCGTCCTCCGGGTACGCGAGGGTCGAGGAGGACGTGGGCGCGGTCCACGTCCGGCCGCGCCAGGCGATGGCGAGCGCGCCCGTGCCGCCGGTGGCGGTGGCGCCGTCGGCGTGCGCGGCGAGGGTGTAGGTGGTGGTGCGTTCGCGCAGCAGCGCCGTGTAGCCGGCGTGGTCGAGGACGCAGCCCGCCGGTGACCGGCCCGGTGACCAGTCCGGCGCGCGCACGCCGCGCGCGACGGCCGACCGCCACAGGTCCGGCACGACCTCCTTCAGGTGGGCGCGGGTGGCCATCTCCTCGCACATCCACAGCAGCCGGCCCGCGCCGCGACCGGGGGCGAGGCCGCGCCAGCGGACCCGGTGGTCCAGGTCGGCGGCCACCACGGCGATCCACGGGTGCACCGTGCCCAGCACGCCCTGCGCGGCCAGCCACGCCAGGAACCGGGGCGCCTGCTCGTACACCGGGTGCAGGGTCGACAGGGGTATCCCGCCGGCCACGCGGCGGGCGCGGGAGGTGAACAGGTGCGG
This genomic window from Saccharothrix sp. HUAS TT1 contains:
- a CDS encoding cysteine desulfurase-like protein, which produces MSYDVEAVRARFPSLASGAAHFDGPGGSQVPAAVADAVRDAMVSPLANRGSVTAAERAADAIVLDARRALADLLGAAPEGVVFGRSMTQLTYDFARTLARTWRPGDEVVLTRLDHDANVRPWVQAAEAVGAVVRWVGFEPATGELTPADVAGVLSDRTRLVAVTAASNLIGTRPATAEIAALAHARGALVYVDGVHLAAHHPVDVAAIGADFFTCSPYKFFGPHCGVLAARPELLAELRPDKLLPSSDAVPERFELGTLPYELLAGCTAAVDFIADLVPSGGDRRTRITTSLTAVQGHEERLREKVEAGLAELPGAVVWSRARLRTPTVLVTFAERAAADAYRRLAEVGVNAPAGSFYAIETSRWLGLGDTGGLRIGLAPYSTEEEVDRLLDGLAGFLR
- a CDS encoding squalene cyclase; protein product: MVTRDLLAWLLDSDPALRWQVERDVAGEPAEVWEATRARIGVEGFGARLLALQDPDGQWAGGAYFPAGFDFHGPEAAEGAGQPYTATTWTLTTLREWGLDPAVLRERRTAELLAENSRWEYDDLPYWGGEVDCCINGYTVANGVWLGADVTGLAHWFPEHQLPDGGWNCEWVEGSTRSSVHSTLNSLKGLFAHEVATGGTDATRAARRSGEEYLLRRGLFRRLSTGEPVGPWVTRFSYPFRWFYTVLNAAEHFRAVSLRDGTPPDPRMAEAVDLIRAARRPDGTWPQSRRHPGRVWFEVDVPAGEPSKWLTLSGTRVLSWWDDSGA
- a CDS encoding acetoacetate decarboxylase family protein translates to MVSYPPEPWRLHGRACVSVWLVRAEAVPPLPVRPVTLFGHAVVGTAFVDYRPPGLAYHELLAAVLVRKGLRFGVTITRIWVDSPASRAGGRELWGVPKESAGFDWDDRVASARDADGPIASVRGRVLPFGAWLPAAASTWQEFGDGLARTPLRATARVSAARAVWDIAPNGPLAWLPHRPLLSVAVRRLRLRFGPRASGRA
- a CDS encoding substrate-binding domain-containing protein, which translates into the protein MPGPRTSVQPPGLSSPPDAARVTVVFETAALPVAFNSKPVGSSTTIGVVMEHVTPKLTTVAQDTTGKAITAVRLLPASVETGRAPTEPVTTGVRLVERASTAPPPAGRRT